The sequence CCACCTACCAGGTGCCAATGGAAGTGCCGCAGGAGCGCCGCCAGTCGCTGGCCATGCGCTGGCTCATCGCCGGGGCGCGGACTCGCGGCGGGCGCTCGATGGCTGAAAAACTGGCCGGGGAATTCATGGATGCCGCCAACAACACCGGAACGGCAGTGAAGAAGAAGGAAGAAACACACAAGATGGCCGAGGCCAACCGGGCCTTTGCCCACTATCGCTGGTAAGGGCGTTCAATTGAACGCCCCTACAAAAACCTGATTTGCATCATGGCTCGTAATTATCCGCTGGAAAAAACCCGCAACATCGGCATCATCGCTCACATTGACGCCGGTAAAACCACGACCACTGAGCGTGTCTTGTTCTACACCGGCAAGACTCATCGCATCGGCTCGGTAGATGACGGCACGACTGTCACCGACTGGATGGAGCAGGAGCGCGAACGCGGCATCACCATCGTCTCTGCCGCCGTCACTGCCGAGTGGAACGGCTATCTCTTCAACTTAATTGACACCCCCGGACACATTGACTTCACCGCCGAAGTGCAACGCTCTCTGCGCGTGCTGGACGGCGGCGTGGTGGTCTTCGACGCAGTGCAGGGCGTGGAGCCGCAGTCCGAAACGGTCTGGCGTCAGGCTGACCGCTACGGCGTGCCGCGTATCTGCTTCATCAACAAGATGGATCGCACCGGCGCCGACTTCTACCGCTCGACCGACATGATCCGCACTCGCCTGAGTGCGAACCCGGTGCTGATGCAAATCCCGATCGGCGCTGAATCCAAGTTTGAGGGCGTAATTGACTTGCTCACCAAGCAGTCCATCCGCTGGACGGATCAGAGCGGGCGCAACATGGAATACGGCCCTGTCCCGGCAGACATGGTTGACCAGGTCAACGAGTATCATGCCAAGATGGTCGAGCACATCGTCGAGAACGACGACCATCTAATGGAGGCGTATCTCGAAGGCAAGGAGCCGGGCATCGAGCAACTCAAGTCCACTCTGCGCAAGGCGACGATTGCCGGCAAGACCTTCCCCGTGTTCTGCGGTTCCGCCCTCCGCAACAAAGGTGTTCAGCCGGTGCTGGATGCCGTGATTGATTACCTGCCCTCGCCCCTCGACATTCCGGCGGTGAAGGGCATCAACCCCAAGACAGACGAAGAAGAAACCCGGCCCGTTGACGAGAACGCGCCGTTGTCGGCCCTGGTCTTCAAAATTGTGGCCGACCCTTACGTAGGCCGCCTGGCTTATTTCCGAGTCTATTCGGGCGCGATCCGAACCGGCACCACCATCCTCAACTCCACCAAAGACAAGCGCGAACGCATTGGCCGCGTGATCCGGATGTACGCCGACCACCGCGAAGATGTGAACGAAGTGCTGGCCGGGGACATCGCCGCGGTGCTGGCTCTCAAAGACACCTTCACCGGCCACACTCTCTGCGACCCGGCGAACCCGGTTGTGTTGGAGGCCATCTCCTTCCCCGACCCGGTGATTCACATTGCCATTGAGCCGAAGTCAACGGCGGACCAGGACAAGATGGGCGAAGCCCTGCGCAAGCTGGCTGAGGAAGACCCCACCTTCAAAGTCCGCTCCGACGATCAGACCGGACAGACCATCATCGGCGGCATGGGCGAATTGCATCTGGAAGTGATTGTGGATCGCATGTTGCGCGAATACAAAGTGCAGGCCAACGTAGGCCGTCCACGCGTGGCCTACCGCGAGTCGATCACCCGGGCCGTGCCTAAAGTTGATCTTAAGTTCGCCAAGCAATCGGGCGGCCACGGTCAATA is a genomic window of Chloroflexota bacterium containing:
- the fusA gene encoding elongation factor G, yielding MARNYPLEKTRNIGIIAHIDAGKTTTTERVLFYTGKTHRIGSVDDGTTVTDWMEQERERGITIVSAAVTAEWNGYLFNLIDTPGHIDFTAEVQRSLRVLDGGVVVFDAVQGVEPQSETVWRQADRYGVPRICFINKMDRTGADFYRSTDMIRTRLSANPVLMQIPIGAESKFEGVIDLLTKQSIRWTDQSGRNMEYGPVPADMVDQVNEYHAKMVEHIVENDDHLMEAYLEGKEPGIEQLKSTLRKATIAGKTFPVFCGSALRNKGVQPVLDAVIDYLPSPLDIPAVKGINPKTDEEETRPVDENAPLSALVFKIVADPYVGRLAYFRVYSGAIRTGTTILNSTKDKRERIGRVIRMYADHREDVNEVLAGDIAAVLALKDTFTGHTLCDPANPVVLEAISFPDPVIHIAIEPKSTADQDKMGEALRKLAEEDPTFKVRSDDQTGQTIIGGMGELHLEVIVDRMLREYKVQANVGRPRVAYRESITRAVPKVDLKFAKQSGGHGQYAHVVLAMEPAPSGSGILFENKIVGGAIPKEYINPTEKGIREAAEGGVLAGYPVVDVKVTLIDGSSHDVDSSEMAFKTAGSMAFKDGVMKGGPVLLEPIMKVEVVAPDEYLGDVLGNLSARRGTIEGMEPRNGVQAVQAKVPLAEMFGYATDIRSMTQGRGVYSMEFDHYAQVAQHVADEVISGKTKK